In Maridesulfovibrio sp., the genomic stretch GTAATGGGTGTTGGCTGCTCCATTCCCACTCCCTTCGGCACTCCCGGAGAAATTACAGAAGAAGAAATGGCCCGCTATCTTGACGAAACCCACTCAGAACTAGGCGAGTATGAGCAACTATTGCTGGTTGTTCATGATGCTCCGTTCAACACCAAACTGGATGCTATCGCCAACGGGGTTCATGTCGGCAGTAAAGCTGTGCGTGATTTCATAGAAAAACATCAACCGGAAATCGTCCTCTGTGGCCATATCCATGAAGCCCAGGGGGAAGATGTCATTGGTGAATCGAGAATTTTCAATCCCGGCATGGCTTCTGGCGGCGGATACGTGCTCGTTTCCATTATTGACGGCAAGCTGGACGCAACCCTCAAGCATATTTAACCATGAGTAAAATTAAATTCTTATGGGTCGGCAAAGTCAAAGAACCTTTCTTCCGCGACGCTTGCGC encodes the following:
- a CDS encoding metallophosphoesterase family protein — its product is MTKPQKQWIAFGDIHQNLRFVDIIPEIADVFGIIVTGDLTNHSPEGAVEKVWNAIHSKNSNILAQQGNMDRGNVTEFLKSKGANLHRESRELDTGIKVMGVGCSIPTPFGTPGEITEEEMARYLDETHSELGEYEQLLLVVHDAPFNTKLDAIANGVHVGSKAVRDFIEKHQPEIVLCGHIHEAQGEDVIGESRIFNPGMASGGGYVLVSIIDGKLDATLKHI